A section of the Pseudorasbora parva isolate DD20220531a chromosome 2, ASM2467924v1, whole genome shotgun sequence genome encodes:
- the LOC137048939 gene encoding mucin-2-like, translating to MHDGAPPLLRYWSLDRNTAMDIFPQWEHASSPNAASACCAPRHCAEALREMTAALHSSYCKPVQRPTNQPTNQPTNNHIPSQPTKQPTNNRIPNQRPTNQPTNNHIPSQRPTNQPTNQQPHTQPTTTYPAYNQQQQPHTQPTTNQPTNQQQPHTQPTTNQPTNNNHIPSQRPTNQPTSQPTKQPTNQPTTKYPANDQPTNQQPHTQPTTNQPTSQPTNQPTTTYPAIDQPTSQPTTTTYPANYQPNSQPTTTTYPANDQPTNQPINNNHIPSQRPNNQPANQQQPHTQPTTNQPANQPTTTYPANNQPTNQQPHTQPATSQPTNNHIPSQQPTTTYPAINQPTSNHIPSQQPTNQQPHTQPTINQPTTTYPANNHIPSHDQPTNQPTTTTYPANDQPTNQPTTYPANDQTTNQPINNNHIPSQLPTNQPTNQPTTTYPANYQPTNQQPHTQPTTSQPTTTYPANDQPTNNNHIPSQQPTNQQPHTQPTTNQPTTTYPANNQPTNNHIPSQRPTNQPTNQPTNNHIPSQLSTNQPTTTYPANNQPTNNHIPSKQPANQQPHTQPTTNQPTTTTYPANDQPTKQPTNNHIPSQQPTNQQPHTQPTTNQPTTTYPANDQPTNQPTNQPTTTYPANNQPANQQQPHVYAANDQPTNQQPHTQPTTNQQTTTYPANNQPTNNHIPSQRPTNQPTSQPTTTYPANDQPTNNNHIPSQRPTNQPTNNNHIPSQRSTNHQQPHTQPTTNQPTNNHIPSQRPTNQPANQQQPHTQPTTNRPTNQQPHTQPTTNQQPHTQPTTNQPTTTTYPANDQPTSQPTTTTYPANDQPTNRPTNNHIPSQQPTNQPTNQPTNHIPSQRPTNQPANQQPHTQPTTNQPTNNNNHIPSQPPTNQPTNQPTNNHIPSQRPTNNNHIPSQRPTNQPANQQQPHTQPTTNQPTTITYQANDQPTNNHIPSQRPTNQQPHTQPTTNQPTSQSTTTTYLADDLPTNQPANQQPTNQPTNQQPHTQPTTNQPTNQQPHIQPTTNQQPHTQPTTNQPTNNHIPSQRPTNQPTNDQPTNQQPHTQPSTNQPATTPSQPTSQSTTTTYPADDQPTNQPTNQPTNQPTSQPTTTYPANNQPTNQPTSQPTTTYPANNQPTCQPTNNHIPSQRPTNLPTNQQPHTQPTTNQPTTTYPANNQPTSQSTTTTYLADDQPTNQPTNQPTSQPTTNQPASQPTNNHIPSQRPTNQPTNNHISSQQPTNNHISSQQPTNQPTTTYPANDQPTNQPTNNHIPSHQPTNQQPRTQPTTHQPTTTYPANDQPTNNHHTQPTTNQPANQQPHTQPLTNQTTTTTYPANDRPTNQPTNNHRPSQPTSQSTTTTYPADDRPTNQPTNQPTNQPTNQPANQPTSQPTTTNPANNQPTCQPTNNHIPSQRPTNQQPHTQPTTNQPTNQPTTTYPGSVSIKVVQKRNSMHVGSKGWPMWSNQTDKLKLKQLKKLMLILIERGQNTQKQWAHEHQNWTMEQWKNVALTGEYMAPGFIMGRRTLDQNA from the exons ATGCACGATGGCGCtccacctcttctgaggtaCTGGAGTCTGGACCGTAACACTGCGATGGACatattcccgcaatgggaacatgCCTCATCCCcgaacgcagcctcagcgtgctgtgcgcccagacac tgtgctgaagcgctcagggagatgaccgcggctctaCACAGTTCGTactgcaagcctgt CCAacgaccaaccaaccaaccaaccaaccaaccaaccaacaaccACATACCTagccaaccaaccaaacaaccaaccaacaacCGCATACCCAACCAacgaccaaccaaccaaccaaccaacaaccACATACCCAGCCAacgaccaaccaaccaaccaaccaaccaacaaccACATACCCAGCCAACAACCACATACCCAGCCTacaaccaacaacaacaaccacataCCCAGCCAacgaccaaccaaccaaccaaccaacaacaACCACATACCCAGCCAacgaccaaccaaccaaccaacaacaACCACATACCCAGCCAacgaccaaccaaccaaccaaccagccaaccaaccaaacaaccaaccaaccaaccaaccaccaAATACCCAGCCAacgaccaaccaaccaaccaacaaccACATACCCAGccaacaaccaaccaaccaaccagccaaccaaccaaccaaccaacaaccACATACCCAGCCATTGACCAACCAACCAGTCAACCAACAACAACCACATACCCAGCCAACTACCAACCAAACAGCCAACCAACAACAACCACATACCCAGCCAacgaccaaccaaccaaccagccaaTCAACAACAACCACATACCCAGCCAACGACCAAACAACCAACCAGCCAATCAACAACAACCACATACCCAGCCAACGACCAACcaaccagccaaccaaccaacaaccACATACCCAGCCAAcaaccagccaaccaaccaacaaccACATACCCAGCCAGcaaccagccaaccaaccaacaaccACATACCCAGCCAACAACCAACAACCACATACCCAGccatcaaccaaccaaccagcaACCACATACCCAGccaacaaccaaccaaccaacaaccACATACCCAGCCAACGATCAACCAACCAACAACCACATACCCAGCCAACAACCACATACCCAGCCacgaccaaccaaccaaccagccaaCAACAACCACATACCCAGCCAacgaccaaccaaccaaccagccaaCCACATACCCAGCCAACGaccaaacaaccaaccaaccaatcaacaaCAACCACATACCCAGCCAactaccaaccaaccaaccaaccaaccaaccaacaaccACATACCCAGCCAactaccaaccaaccaaccaacaaccACATACCCAGCCAACAACCAGCCAACCAACAACCACATACCCAGCCAacgaccaaccaaccaacaacaACCACATACCCAGccaacaaccaaccaaccaacaaccACATACCCAGccaacaaccaaccaaccaacaaccACATACCCAGccaacaaccaaccaaccaacaaccACATACCCAGCCAacgaccaaccaaccaaccaaccaaccagccaaCCAACAACCACATACCCAGCCAACtctcaaccaaccaaccaacaaccACATACCCAGCCAACAACCAACCAACAAACAACCACATACCCAGCAAACAACCAGCCAACCAACAACCACATACCCAGCCAACGACAAACCAACCAACAACAACCACATACCCAGCCAACGACCAACCAACCAAGCAACCAACCAACAACCACATACCCAGccaacaaccaaccaaccaacaaccACATACCCAGccaacaaccaaccaaccaacaaccACATACCCAGCCAacgaccaaccaaccaaccagccaaccaaccaaccaacaaccACATACCCAGCCAACAACCAACCAGCCAATCAACAACAACCACATGTATACGCAGCCAACGACCAACCGACCAACCAACAACCACATACCCAGCCAACAACCAACCAACAAACAACCACATACCCAgcaaacaaccaaccaaccaacaaccACATACCCAGCCAacgaccaaccaaccaaccaaccagccaaCCAACAACCACATACCCAGCCAacgaccaaccaaccaacaacaACCACATACCCAGCCAACGACCAACCAACCAGCCAACCAACAACAACCACATACCCAGCCAACGATCAACCAACCACCAACAACCACATACCCAGCCAacgaccaaccaaccaaccaacaaccACATACCCAGCCAacgaccaaccaaccaaccagccaaTCAACAACAACCACATACCCAGCCAACGACCAaccgaccaaccaaccaacaaccACATACCCAGCCAACAACCAACCAACAACCACATACCCAGCCAacgaccaaccaaccaacaacaACCACATACCCAGCCAATGACCAACCAACCAGCCAACCAACAACAACCACATACCCAGCCAacgaccaaccaaccaaccgacCAACCAACAACCACATACCCAGccaacaaccaaccaaccaaccaaccaaccaaccaaccaaccacaTACCTAGCCAacgaccaaccaaccaaccagccaaCCAACAACCACATACCCAGCCAacgaccaaccaaccaaccaacaacaacaaccacataCCCAGCCAACCACCAACcaaccagccaaccaaccaaccaaccaacaaccACATACCCAGCCAACGACCAACCAACAACAACCACATACCCAGCCAacgaccaaccaaccaaccagccaaCCAACAACAACCACATACCCAGCCAacgaccaaccaaccaacaacaATCACATATCAAGCCAacgaccaaccaaccaacaaccACATACCCAGCCAacgaccaaccaaccaacaaccACATACCCAGCCAacgaccaaccaaccaaccagccaaTCAACAACAACCACATACCTAGCCGACGACCTACCAACAAACCAACCAGCCAAccaacaaccaaccaaccagccaaccaaccaacaaccACATACCCAGCCAacgaccaaccaaccaaccaaccaacaaccACATATCCAGCCAACAACCAACCAACAACCACATACCCAGccaacaaccaaccaaccaaccaacaaccACATACCCAGCCAacgaccaaccaaccaaccaaccaacgaccaaccaaccaaccaacaaccACATACCCAGccatcaaccaaccaaccagcaACCAC ACCCAGCCAACCAACCAGCCAATCAACAACAACCACATACCCAGCTGacgaccaaccaaccaaccaaccaaccaaccaaccaaccaaccaaccaaccagccaaCCAACAACCACATACCCAGccaacaaccaaccaaccaaccaaccaaccagccaaCCAACAACCACATACCCAGCCAACAACCAACCAACCtgccaaccaaccaacaaccACATACCCAGCCAACGACCAACCAACCtgccaaccaaccaacaaccACATACCCAGCCAacgaccaaccaaccaacaaccACATACCCAGccaacaaccaaccaaccagccaaTCAACAACAACCACATACCTAGCCGacgaccaaccaaccaaccaaccaaccaaccaaccaaccagccaaccaacaaccaaccaaccagccagccaaccaaccaacaaccACATACCCAGCCAacgaccaaccaaccaaccaaccaacaaccACATATCCAGCCAACAACCAACCAACAACCACATATCCAGccaacaaccaaccaaccaaccaacaaccACATACCCAGCCAacgaccaaccaaccaaccaaccaaccaacaaccACATACCCAGccatcaaccaaccaaccagcaACCACGTACCCAGCCAACAACCCACCAACCAACAACCACATACCCAGCCAacgaccaaccaaccaacaaccACCATACCCAGCCAACGACCAACCAACCAGCCAACCAACAACCACATACTCAACCACTGACCAaccaaacaacaacaaccacataCCCAGCCAACGaccgaccaaccaaccaaccaaccaacaaccACAGACCCAGCCAACCAACCAGCCAATCAACAACAACCACATACCCAGCCGACGaccgaccaaccaaccaaccaaccaaccaaccaaccaaccaaccaaccaaccaaccagccaaCCAGCCAACCAGCCAACCAACAACCACAAACCCAGCCAACAACCAACCAACCtgccaaccaaccaacaaccACATACCCAGCCAacgaccaaccaaccaacaaccACATACCCAGccaacaaccaaccaaccaaccaaccaaccaacaaccACATACCCA GGATCAGTGTCTATCAAAGTGGTTCAAAAAAGGAACAgcatgcacgtggggagcaaaggctggcccatgtggtccaaCCAAACAGACAAGCTGAAGCTCAAAcagctcaagaagttaatgctgattCTGATAGAAAGGGGTCAGAATACACAAAaacagtgggcacatgagcatcagaactggaccatggagcaatggaagaatgtAGCCTTAACAGGGGAATACATGGCACCAGGATTCATTATGGGAAGAAG GACTCTGGACCAAAATGCCTGA